The Mangifera indica cultivar Alphonso unplaced genomic scaffold, CATAS_Mindica_2.1 Un_0001, whole genome shotgun sequence genomic interval tattttcttatttgctGGCGGAGCCATATCTTAGAGGAGTGTCAAGCAGTCATTGATTGTTACATCTACCATAGAGGCTgagttcgtttcttgttttgaggttacatcacatggtgtatggttgaagagtttcatatctgggcttaggattgtggattctatttctaagtcgataaaaatttattatgacaaTTTAGCTACTGTTTTCttgactaaaaataataaaagtaatagtcgaagtaaacatatcgacattaagtatttagccattaaggaacgtgtaaaagagaataaagtggtcattgaacACGTCAACACTGAATTGATGATTGCCGGTCTTTTGACAAAAGGcatgccaccaaaaagttttTAAGATCATGTAGAGCGAATAGGAGTTGGTCTCATGCTGTAATTGTGATGGGAGTTGgtttcatcatgtgatttgatgtatatacatattctataataaaattattcagttttaaattgattaatttttctcaaatttatgtgcacattttgattgagaaaataatcaattttggacctagaataaacataaggtttattcattaagttagAAAGAAATGAATACATTGTAATACATGAaagataatactcgttcttAGAGGATTTATCATCATGATtcgtgtattttatttctttacttcagtatATGGATTCATGGGTTACAGAACAAGTGGGAGAATgtcagttttttcttcttacttgtaactgcttcatgcagttacttcttcatggatTAATGGTCTATAACTCCCATGCATTATGGTTGGTAACTCCCATGCCATAACTCCACACGTTTGCgttgcattcttgatggtagaatgcttatTTAAGGTTGCAAAAAGGTCCTTGGGTGAGCTTTTTTCTGAAAgacatacaccattctatgagaaaaagaaatcaccTGGAAGATGAAAGTTTACAagcaatttccagaggattattctgTATCAAAACATCAAGCAATGGTCGGAGGTTAGTGATTAATATTctacaaattttagttttggtttctaccttacatactcagtatatatatgtttagatagagaccatatacatgttttacataaaattgataaaaaattatgattgtgACATTAAATACCATCTAAGAAAGGCTAATGTAGTAGTTGACGTCTTGAATAGAAAGGTGATTTCGTCTTAGATTACAAACTTTTGGGGGCATAAGTACAAACTTTACATTGTAGgggggttaaaaaatttttcttaaGCTAAAAGCTACTGAGGGTTTAGGCTTGAATTTGATATACTTGATTGTTGTTTTGGTGATTGAGGTATGAATGTGACGGGGATTCATTTGAGTTTAGAttgtatttaaatatgattgaaTAGGCTTACAGGCAAACAAGCTAACATTTAgcttattacattaatttttacGCAAGATAAGGGTGTAACTATAAACTTTATGATCGAACAAGGtaatttttctaagaaattGTATTCATTAATCCTTAACCTATAAATCAAATTGGGATGTAAGGAAAACTTTATACTAGAAAAgggtttacaaaattttattaatttaacctttaggttataattaaaataacaattataaaaaagttagaTTATcacatgttattttttatttttaggagaATTTCCTTAAatgaaaagatataaaaattatttcaggaatgtttttatgcatttttccTCTCATTCTTTGTatttactcttttttctttatgttttttgttaaatttatttttcttttttcctctaattttttctatattcaatTTTCAAGAGTTAAGAGGCTAgcataaatttttgaaaatattaagtatatcaataaaaaaattttaaaggttttggaaattaaaaatgttaggatgtgtttttaaaattttctaagatAATCCAAAGTAGTTTCAGAATTATAgttatatcttaaaaaaataaacaaaatacaaaattttaaaattgtttataattttgatattttttagaaatccaaatgataaattttaaaattagtaaggatatattaataatttaatagttatattaagtattaatgaTAGTTTTAAGATTACatttaaagggtaaaataatcgttttcaaaaaaaatcaaatataattcataaacaaaagtacataacaatattatcaaattttgtctTAAAGATTTTCTTAGTTGTGATGTGATGGGAAACCTTTTACCTTGCTGCTTTGCGAAACTACTTTCCGACGAGAAGCGGCTTCGCCAATCTGGGTCCTCATCGCCCCATTGACAAGCTAAAAATTCCAACTAATTATTGTTTAGATAACATTAGTAATTGAAGAATGGCAAGTCTGCTACCaatcatttataaatagattaattaaaCCTAATCTGGATTATACACTGTAATTACAAACTAATTACATCCTAATCTCTTCATAAACTGTTCTTAAACTCATCCAATGAAGGTGATGGTCCCTCTTATAGCGACTATGAATCTTATCAAACTGAAAAACTGATGGACAAATGCACACGTCAATTTGAGTTTTGTCCAATTCCTTCAGCTTGCCCGTCACGATACAATAATTTCAATGCTTATCCCCAAATTTCAGATAATTTCTGGTCCTCTTGTCTAACTTCAAAATATGCTTCATGAAGGAAAGGGACAAAGACAAATTTGAAGTTATCCTTGCATGTATGCATGCACTTTAGATATTGATTATTCAATATGTGGATTTTATATACAGATAAGTAAAAATCATAATAAGCCTATGGTGATTTCAGTCAACATTTTTTCGATCAAATCCTGATTTTGGTTTGATatcattcaatttaattttaattcaatgtaattctgatttaatttgattttgatttgatataattctaattttaataatttattgtatattacttttttatttcataagaTTAGTTAGGATTTTATTTCAAACTATattgtaatactatatattatacagtattttgttaataatattaatttaatttacaaattctaaaccttgaatttaataatcaatatcTAAAATACATACAATATCTAAACCTTTATGTTTTATGTATGATCATTAATAAATTGTCCAAATTGAGGCAAATATACagtaagtaaatttttttaaccttgAACTTGTGAGAATGCTTTTCGGTAAATGGGAAATGATTTTTAACTCTTATGAATTGATCTCCCCAATTACCAAGTACATCtcttatctaataaaataataataataaaattctttgaACCCCACccacttaataaaaaaaacaaaaaaaaccccCTATAAgcttaattagatttatttctcccaatttcaaacttaattagGTTTTCGCTTCACAATTTCttctcaaatcaattttaattatgttttttgttacactttgttttctataaatttcattttttctacttattttctcttttttatatttggaTTCACCAgattatatttttcatagaaTTTTAGTGTTATATTTTcatgaacaaataaatatttaaagaaaataaaaaattttaattaattaaggaaAATTAGGGTTAAGGTACATTTATATAAAGgcttaatgttaaaaaaataggtgtatttaaaattgttttaaaatagggataaaaattaattaaatgtaaattaaaatcACTTCCCTTACAAGATCGTCAATCCAAGAAGATCGTGCGGGAAATTGTGAGCCGCTTGAAGATATTGTAAGATACTGAATAATGAAAAAAGCTGCAAGTTGCATTTGGCTAAcgactaaaatattattatatattattattattataacaagaTCAACATTTATATATTGTCGATTTCTTTCCATTGACTTTCCTTCATGATTTACACTATACAATTTAGAAGTGGCAGTGGTTAATGTCGACTGGATTGAACCAAATTTGGTGCAGTTCACCATAGTTGTGGATTGTGTCAAACCAAGGTCTACACAATAATTAGCCTTACAAATGGGTTAACTTGTGGATCTTGTTGTGGGCTAGTGtggttttttattaataaattattttttaaataattattaaattttattgatttatatttactttcaaattaatacaactaaAGATAGTACTTCATAAATGGTAGGCAATTCTCCAAATcacattttgtatttattttcaaataatgtaaaataatttttattacttaatttcgtataataattaaagaaaatttttcattttattagtgAATTAATGTTGAGACTTATTTTTCTAACTACATCTTCTTGATTTACTCAATGTTTGATGCAAGACAATTGTCACTTATACGCGCCACCAACAAAAAAAACCGAGAAAGTCAAGTGTGTGGCTTTCAAACATTGTCAcaacttagtttttattttgtttttacaatttggctaatttttttcctttataatattatgtaatgaAAAAACACTTAATATATTCTAAACAGAAAAACTGTTCAAATTATTAGAATGAATTCACTTTCGTAAACTCAATTGAGAAGAAATGGGTGTAGTATAAACACTGAAAAAAAGACTTTGTAGGAACAAGTAAGATTCTCTTACTTGTTTCTACAAGATCTCTTATATAGTGTTTGCACTGAACCTATTATACCTACTGTCCATTcccaaaataatataaacttatatcTTCCTTTCTTTAGATTTTTTCTCCATTGCAAATTTCTAgactaatatataaaatataatataatatataactcaTATAAACCTACCACAAATGTTAAATCTTGGGTCCTTTTtaagtttctttgttttgatgcaTTGAGAAGGAGAGAAACAAATGTAGAAAGTTCATCGTCAGGCTAAAACACTATtgattatattcataatttatagatttacctttaaaataatttgctATATCCCAAAGTACTCAATACATAATCTTTTTTTACTACCAACTATATTTGTTTCTCCTTTTATTATCAAGACCTCTACAACAAATGTTACGATCGATAAACATTATTTCCTTTTGAAAACTTATCAAAGTTCTTACAACCATAGAGATTAACAgaagaatcaaacaaaacttTTATATCACCAAACTTTACATGTGCATGTGCAGACTTGACCAACTTGTTTATGCTATACAAAaacaaactttaattttgagGCTAAACCAGCAGGGTGCTTTCTTCCAAGGCAGCAACAAACTAGATCCTTCAGGATTCAGATAACTCAGACCTATACCTGCATAATGCAAAATGCTGCAGGACCAGGGAGGAGCAACAAACATccagaaaaaaaattgcagtCTCACAGATGGTCGAAGCAGCAGCTGAAACAGGAGAAAGAAGCCCAGCACgaaatttacataatttgatCAGCTTCTGCACCTAGAAAAATTCTGGAATGGCCTGGGCAAGAACTGCTTCTGACTGAAAATCTGCAGAGCAAGGCCTGCTCCTGTCTAATTGTTGCACCTGGGAAAAAATCTAGAACTGCAAGTATGAGGTGATCAATGCCGCTATCCCGGGCAGCTTGGACATTGGCAGGATTTCACCCAAATGGCTGCCTGCTGCACAATCAGGAAAGGCAAAGTAGCAGGCAGACTGGTAGTGCTTGCTTCTTCCGAGAACTGCACAGCGGCTTTCTTGTGGAACCCTGGAAGCAGTAGAAGGAAGGCAGTAGAAGAATAAATTCAGTCATGCAGACTGGAGCAGTGGAGAAGAATAAAATCTGGAACAGACTGCATTAGAAGAAAAGCAGGATTCTATTGCAGTGAAAACCAGGAAGCAGAAACGTTGAGCTGCTACAGCAGGAGAGTGGGACAGAAAACCTgggcagagaagaagagaaaatctcTGATTGGATCCTGCAGAAGAAGCTTACAGCAGCACTAATCCCATGACAAGCACAGCAGGTAAGCAATTGCACAGGTTGGTTGTGGAAATACAGGACAATACAGGGAACCAAGGAGGCAGAGGATCCACAATCTATTCTGGAGCAGAACACCTGGAACCAGAAGCCGGacaagataaacaaaaatatcaattgaaattgattttgaacttGGCTCTGATAGTTGACCTTGGACAGAAATGCCTTTGCAAGTTCCAATAAATCAACGCAAGGAAACTTGCAGTATGCAAGCACAAACTTCCCATTTTGATAGCTTGCCAAGAAACGAAAAGCTGTGTGGCCAGGAGAGAGCTTTGCGGCAGAAAGGATAATTCCAGAATtgcttcataaataaaacaaaagcaagaaataAGTTCGATACCAGATATATGTTACCAATTTTTGCAGAAGAACAATCAAAAGACTTAAAGAGGACCCAAGATTCAACAAGGTGATCTCAGGCTCTTTTGTACCCATTACCACACCCTTCTAAATCTGAGCTTGCAATAGGGAAAGGTTTTATGAAACAAGTTGAAGTTTGCATCTAGTCTGTTGTTAACAACTTTTGACAAAGACAATATCACCAAATAGAATCATCATACACCAAAGATTCATTAAATATAGACATTCAGACATTTATTCATGTAGacaaataattcatattacATTATAAATGCAAAGAACCACAATAGGCAAAACGAAAAAGCAGAAGCAGAATAATAAAGATGGAAACAAAAGGCCTCCTATCTCTGACCTCAACACAGGAAACTTGAGCCGCAATAATGCCTCACAAACCACAAAAAAAAGAACCTTATTCCAGAGATTTCATTGAAGTTTGCTCTGTGTCCTTCCAGAACTCTGAATATTCTGTAAAAATACAGCACAACACAATGAAAGTGAACAAACGAAGTGCAGGGAAATGtcatcttaaattttaaaatgatgatctATAGTTtggtaaagagaaaaaaatgtgaagACCAAAAAAACAAGAACACGTTTCCACAATCATGACGTTTTATGGTTGTactagaatatatatatatacatatacatatacatatatatacatatacatatacatatatatatatatatatatatatatcaaggtTGTCTCGAATAACCTTCACGCTactattaaattcaataatttttttgtattttttgtctACAGAGTTATTGACTACTTccaagataatattaatataaaggaaaGTTAATGATAAAGTCATGAGGACGCAAGACCTTATCCTCAAGAAACAATAAGGGGAATGAGATAATACAAAGATAAGTAACTGTTAAATGAATATGTACCACTTTTTTCTGTGTAGAAATTGAATAGTAGTATTAAGGTCACCCTCCCAGTATCCTAATTTGTCAGCCCATTTCTTTACTTTTCGTAAACTTGGTACACTTAAGACTCCTTCAAAGAAAGTCTTCATATTGTGGCATTCCTCCACAATAAATTCTTCCAAAGCTGGAAATTTGAGGACGTAATTACCGGAGCTGAAGCTTGTGAGATTCTTTAAATTACGAAGTGATAGTAGctttaatttgtcaaaaacaatttcttcGGCTTTTGTACCCCCCTCACTTGATACTACTTCTGCCATCATTTTACATTCTAACAATCTCAGTTCTTCAAGTCGCACCAGACTTTTGGCTGTTGAAGATGATACTAAGTTTATCAATCCATCACAGTACCATACTTCTAGagttatgagattttcaaaagttGCTGAAGACGGCATTATACTAAACAAATTGTGGCAAAAATTTACATGTAAcatttcaagattttgaagaattgagtccagatgagatttttctttccACATGTACTCCAAATTGAAAAGCCCCCATAACTTTAGTTCCTTTATTTGTGTGAGCATGCTTACAtctttctcatctttttcaCATAAGAATATCTCCTTATATGAACTCGATCGTAGTACAAGttttttgagattgttaaaTCTCTGAAGAATTCCAATTGGAATGTTAGATGATTCATCCTTAATGATCTTAAGAATTTTTACTTTGGAAAATTGATGTTCTGAAAACTGTTCTTGCCATATAAGTGTGACGTCTTTTCCACTTAGTATCAATTTCTCTGACTTGGAGTTACCCTGatgattgatcaaataaattataaaaaagttaattttttttcaatatttatagaaaaagtaaggagaaaaaaaaattctaaatatagACAACTAATATGTTATCGTAATATCAGTTGTACTATTTAGCTTTAGTTTGTATGTTTAACATAAAAGAGAATCCACTTTTAGTgcatgtaaaattaaaattttgtaacttaatattttttctataaaaaaaatttcaattaatttgtaCACCAAGAATTCAAGTTTGAAGGtgaataagaaaattcaaagaaaagcaattttaaactaaatacatACCTCTTTTTCGTACAGTTGTTGTATGGTGGCATTTAGGTTACCGTTCCAACTCCATTTGTCTTTATCCCTCCAATCTTCTAGAACTTTGTGTAAACTTGGTGTGTATAAGTTTCCTGCAAAGAAGGTCTTCATCCTAGGACAACCATCTACAGCCAATTCTTCCAAATATGGGAATTTCAATGCATAACTCCCAGAGCAGAAACATGTGAGACTTTTTAACTCTTCAAGTGACAGCAACTTCAGTTTGCCAAAAACAAGTTCATCTTCTGCTGCTACATCTTCTGTCTTATTTGATACTATTTCTGTCATCATTCTGCAACTTCCAATTTTCATTTCTCTCAACTGGACCAAATTTTTTGCTGTGGAAGGTGTGAGTAAGTTCATCAATCCATAACACGAATCTACATTCAAAACTGTTAGATTCTCAAAAGATGCTGAGGATGGCAGAACATTTATCATTCTATCACAACATCTCACTTCTAGAActtcaagattttgaagaagagagTCTAGTTTGGAGCCTTTTCCCCAAAGGTACTTTGCATCAGAAAGATCACGCAACTCCAaactttttatttgtatcaagaTGTTTGTATGTTTCTCATCCTCTCCACATGTAAATATCTCCTCATATGAGCAGTCACTGAGAATGAGTTTTTCCAGCTTAACCGGTCTCTGAAAGATGCCAACCGAAATATTGGCAGATTTATCCTGTTCAATCTCAATTGTACATCTACAAAAGTTTTCTGGAAACTGATGCAGGAATTTTATCATGTCATCCGCTCTGCTTAGGGTTAATTTACCCAAATTGGGGTTAATCTGCAaacaaattagacaaaataaagCTAAAGTTGAAGTTCTCAAACaatttgacacaaaaatattgtattttatttaagcaGAAgtagaatatgaaaatattttgaatcaatGCACAGGTAAAGTGACCCGTACTTAAAAGCAAACAACATTGGCAAAAggttaacaaataaatatttttcacaattgGCAAAAATTGACAACCTGCACTCAAAATAATTGAACGTAGTTTTAAAACCTCCAAATTGGGGACAACAACTTGCATTCagattttttcaacatttttggcACTACGTTTTTAACAATAAGGAGAGAAAAAATTCAGAATGTAGACAACTAATATGTTATCCTAATATCAGTTGTACtattcaactttaatttgtgTGCTgaacataaaagaaaatctatttttagtgtatgtaatattaaaatttttgtaacttaatattttttttttataaaaaggcTTTTCAATTATTTTGCACATCAAGAATTTAAGTTAGAAGGTGattaagaaaattcaaagtaaagCAATCTTAAACTAACTGCATACCTCTTCTTCGTGCCGTCGTTGTATAATTGCATTTAGGTCACTCTCGCAGTCCAATATGTTTTCAGCTGACCAATTACGTTGAACTTTCTGTAAACATGGTGTGTTTAAGTTTCCTACAGAGAAAGTCATCATCATAGGACAGCCATCTACAGTTAATTCTTCCAAATATGGGAATTTCAATGAATAATTCCCATAGTAGAAGCATATGAGATTTCGTAAGTTTTCAAGTGACAACAACTTCAGATTGctaaaaacaatttcatcttctgctgCTACATCTTCTGTCTTATTTGATACTATTTCTGTCATCATTCTGCAACTTCCAATTTTCATTTCTCTCAACTGGACCAAATTTTTTGCTATGGAAGGTGTGAGTAAGTTCATCAATCCATAACACGAATCTACATTCAAAACTGTTAGATTCTCAAAAGATGCTGAGGATGGCAGAACATTTATCATTCTATCACAACATCTCACTTCTAGAActtcaagattttgaagaagagagTCTAGTTTGGAGCCTTTTCCCCAAAGGTACTTTGCATCAGAAAGATCACGCAACTCCAaactttttatttgtatcaagaTGTTTGTATGCTTCTCATCCTCTCCACATGTAAATATCTCCTCATATGAGCAGTCACTGAGAATGAGTTTTTTCAGCTTAACCGGTCTCTGAAAGATGCCAACCGAAATATTGGCAGATTTATCCTGTTCGATCTTAATTGTACATCTACAAAAGTTTTCTGGAAACTGATGCAGGAATTTTATCATGTCATCCGCTCTGCTTAGGGTTAATTTACCCAAATTGGGGTTAATCTGCAaacaaattagacaaaataaagCTAAAGTTGAAGTTCTCAAACaatttgacacaaaaatattgtattttatttaagcaGAAAtggaatatgaaaatattttgaaccaATGCACAGGTGAAGTGACTCGTACTTAAAAGCAAGCAACATTGGCAAAAggttaacaaataaatatttttcacaattgGCAAAAATTGACAACAACCTGCACTCAAAATGACTGAACGTAGTTTTAAAACCTCCAAATTGGGGACAACAACCTGCACTCagattttttcaacatttttggcACTACGTTTTTAACagtaaggagaaaaaaaattcagaatgtAGACAACTAATATGTTATCCTAATATCAATTGTACtattcaactttaatttgtatgctgaacataaaagaaaatatatttttagtgtatgtaatattaaaatttttgtaacttaacattttttttttataaaaaggcttttcaattattttgtacgtcaagaatttaagttagaaggtgaataagaaaattcaaagtaaagCAATCTTAAACTAACTGCATACCTCTTCTTCGTGCAAATGTTGTATGGTTGCATTTAGGTCACCCTCCCAACACCATTTGCCTTTATCCCACCAATCTTGTTGAACTTTCTGTAAACTTGGTGTATTTAAGTTTCCTACAGAGAAAGTCATCATCATAGGACAGTCATCTACAGTTAATTCTTCCAAAGACGGGAATTTCAATGCATAATTCCCCAAGTAGAAGCATATGAGATTTTGTAAGCGGTGAAGTGACAACAACTTCAGTTtgccaaaaacaatttcatcttctgctgCTACATCTTCTGTCTTATTTGATACTATTTCTGTCATCATTCTGCAACTTCCAATTTTCATTTCTCTCAACTGGACCAAATTTTTTGCTGTGGAAGGTGTGAGTAAGTTCATCAATCCATAACACGAATCTACATTCAAAACTGTTAGATTCTCAAAAGATGCTGAGGATGGCAGaacatttatcattttatcacaACATCTCACTTCTAGAActtcaagattttgaagaagagagTCTAGTTTGGAGCCTTTTCCCCAAAGGTACTTTGCATCAGAAAGATCACGCAACTCCAaactttttatttgtatcaagaTGTTTGTATGTTTCTCATCCTCTCCACATGTAAATATCTCCTCATATGAGCAGTCACTGAGAATGAGTTTTTCCAGCTTAACCGGTCTCTGAAAGATGCCAACCGAAATATTGGCAGATTTATCCTGTTCAATCTCAATTGTACATCTACAAAAGTTTTCTGGAAATTGATGCAGGAATTTTATCATGTCATCCGCTCTGCTTAGGGTTAATTTACCCAAATTGGGGTTAATCTGCAaacaaattagacaaaataaagCTAAAGTTGAAGTTCTCAAACaatttgacacaaaaatattgtattttatttaagcaGAAgtagaatatgaaaatattgtGAATCAATGCACAggtaaatatttttcatgttacttttattttttgaaaagtaaaagttaaaatgaaaaGCACTTACCTTTTCAGCCAAGAAGAGGGATTGTTTCTCCCGAATATCATTTTGACCCTCATTATTATCATGGAAGCTCATATATTCTGaagtgaatatttttattttgtcacaaTTACACACCTCCAACTCCTTTAACACTGGCCATTCAGAAGTGTGTACTCCAGGATAGAAAGTTGCAAGTTCGGGCAAATTCTCCAGTTTTAGAAAGGTTACTCGTGGAAATACAAatgttttgtttgcttccacTCCTTTTGAAATAATCTCCTTCAAAACACTACAATTGCATATCTCAATATGTTCAAGCCGCTCAAAGCATTTCACCATGGatgataaaaatacatattgGAGTTTTCCACAACCATTCAGGATCAAGCTTGTCAAGTTTTGATAGCAAGAAGAAGTTGTCCCAAGTTGACTATCCCGAAGTATTTCACAATTGGATGAACATAGTTTTAAGACATATTGGAGTTTTCGACAACCATTCAGGATCAAGCTTGTCAAGTTTTGATAGCAAGAAGAAGTTGTCCCAAGTTGACTATCCCAGAGTATTTCACAATTGGATGAACATAGTTTTAAGACCTCCAAATTGGGGACAACAACCTGCACTCAGATTTTTTTGGttgtaaaaaatattactaaaaacatTCAAGAATCATAGAAATaccaagttttttattttattctttgctcattttcaaaaacaaattcaaatagtttatctaatagattttaattttcttggaCTATGCATTATATATCTCTCTTAgatatataatgttataaaactctcaaaattaattattgtccCAAATCTTCTCATAATTAATTGCTCCAAGCTTTAAGGCTTCCAAATTAGGAAAAACAAGCTG includes:
- the LOC123205033 gene encoding uncharacterized protein LOC123205033 isoform X2 yields the protein MAEAAVNAVIEVRKCLIGLIGRQFMYLYNYKTNFDNLEKKAARLKDARDEVKAKVVDAENNVKKIKQTVKNWQRHVDSILEETDKLIQEKSNGSCFNLITCYKNGRKAWKTLNAITELLQEEKTFGEVSLPTTYEVVRLTNKDYEEFESRRSVFNDVLKELDDPEVGIIGVYGMGGIGKTTLVKEVGHQAKKNQKLDDVVFVEVSDKPDTKKIQDEIATQLRVKLDTEAERVSKLNARLKNGKKVLVILDNIWERLDLEALGIPCGDDRGGCKLLLTARYRNVLWSMDCKKDFSMGVLKEEEAWRLFKKMAGDVVDQTNELNSLPNDVCNECHGLPIVITTIARALRNMRHQFQWKDALRELRKPSPTKFAGLLEKEYTKIALSYNCLRRDELKKTLLICGLMVNYTTISDLFKLIFGLNILEGSNFTMEEARNKLESLVCELKDSCLLLDGSTSKQFAMHDVIRSVVITIAYKDYHVFTERNDMVMESSDKEQLKKCTKISLVDCNMIGEIWSQGLDYPKLEFFSTEMKGSFEIPEDFFVGMGNLKVLSFLDLKVLSLPTSLAFLVNLQTLCLDYGKFSDVTIIGELRKLKILSLRCCNIKLLPGEIGNLTQLQFLDLSYCEQLEVIVPNVISSLLRLEELYVGGCSILSKAGILKELKGLSKLTTLEIEISDDQILQEDFFSKKFERYNISIGNRAASFGGSYISRDDWKFMWLIEHADLRMLRLNLNSFIWHEKLQLLSNVELLCLDKLQGMKNDLSELDKKGFSELKYLCVQNNPNIVCIVDSTKCISHQVFPILESLIVFKLINLEKICYGPPSTESFYHLKFIEVKSCDKLENIFSFSNASRSLSQLQLIKVEDCKNLAEIFAVESKNRASKNEVIDKIEFCQLRFLKLLELPRIASFYSNINSEDAASDTIIPFFDKKVVFQSLEALELKAINFEKIWDDKLPITSCCYQNLERLIVDGCQKLKFVFPSSIIESFKQLQHLEISCCKELKEIVAKEETNDTTTFIFPRVVFLKLRELPELTTFYHGKHNSNWPMLKELEVHGYGRLDIFTSKYKVVVPNLEVLKLCSSNCEILWDSQLGTTSSCYQNLTSLILNGCGKLQYVFLSSMVKCFERLEHIEICNCSVLKEIISKGVEANKTFVFPRVTFLKLENLPELATFYPGVHTSEWPVLKELEVCNCDKIKIFTSEYMSFHDNNEGQNDIREKQSLFLAEKINPNLGKLTLSRADDMIKFLHQFPENFCRCTIEIEQDKSANISVGIFQRPVKLEKLILSDCSYEEIFTCGEDEKHTNILIQIKSLELRDLSDAKYLWGKGSKLDSLLQNLEVLEVRCCDKMINVLPSSASFENLTVLNVDSCYGLMNLLTPSTAKNLVQLREMKIGSCRMMTEIVSNKTEDVAAEDEIVFGKLKLLSLHRLQNLICFYLGNYALKFPSLEELTVDDCPMMMTFSVGNLNTPSLQKVQQDWWDKGKWCWEGDLNATIQHLHEEEINPNLGKLTLSRADDMIKFLHQFPENFCRCTIKIEQDKSANISVGIFQRPVKLKKLILSDCSYEEIFTCGEDEKHTNILIQIKSLELRDLSDAKYLWGKGSKLDSLLQNLEVLEVRCCDRMINVLPSSASFENLTVLNVDSCYGLMNLLTPSIAKNLVQLREMKIGSCRMMTEIVSNKTEDVAAEDEIVFSNLKLLSLENLRNLICFYYGNYSLKFPYLEELTVDGCPMMMTFSVGNLNTPCLQKVQRNWSAENILDCESDLNAIIQRRHEEEINPNLGKLTLSRADDMIKFLHQFPENFCRCTIEIEQDKSANISVGIFQRPVKLEKLILSDCSYEEIFTCGEDEKHTNILIQIKSLELRDLSDAKYLWGKGSKLDSLLQNLEVLEVRCCDRMINVLPSSASFENLTVLNVDSCYGLMNLLTPSTAKNLVQLREMKIGSCRMMTEIVSNKTEDVAAEDELVFGKLKLLSLEELKSLTCFCSGSYALKFPYLEELAVDGCPRMKTFFAGNLYTPSLHKVLEDWRDKDKWSWNGNLNATIQQLYEKEGNSKSEKLILSGKDVTLIWQEQFSEHQFSKVKILKIIKDESSNIPIGILQRFNNLKKLVLRSSSYKEIFLCEKDEKDVSMLTQIKELKLWGLFNLEYMWKEKSHLDSILQNLEMLHVNFCHNLFSIMPSSATFENLITLEVWYCDGLINLVSSSTAKSLVRLEELRLLECKMMAEVVSSEGGTKAEEIVFDKLKLLSLRNLKNLTSFSSGNYVLKFPALEEFIVEECHNMKTFFEGVLSVPSLRKVKKWADKLGYWEGDLNTTIQFLHRKK